One part of the Quercus lobata isolate SW786 chromosome 7, ValleyOak3.0 Primary Assembly, whole genome shotgun sequence genome encodes these proteins:
- the LOC115954258 gene encoding transcription factor TGAL1-like: protein MEARENQNSDKNQRHERVQLTAVVASDSSDKSKEKSGGQKLLVKQLEPLTEQQLVGIYNLQQSSKQAEDALSQGMEALQQPMAETLANGSPGSSGSSENVANYIGQTAMDIEKLGTLEGFLRQHERVQLTIVVASDSSYKSKEKSRDQKACVQQLESSRLKLNQLEQELRLARQQLLVNQLEPLTEMLCY from the exons ATGGAAGCGCGTGAGAACCAGAACTCTGACAAGAATCAAAGG CATGAAAGGGTTCAATTGACTGCTGTTGTGGCTTCTGATTCCAGTGATAAATCAAAAGAGAAATCAGGGGGTCAAAAG CTTCTTGTGAAGCAATTGGAGCCTTTAACCGAGCAACAATTGGTAGGCATTTACAACTTGCAGCAGTCATCCAAGCAGGCTGAAGATGCTCTGTCACAAGGCATGGAGGCATTGCAACAACCCATGGCTGAGACACTGGCCAACGGCTCACCTGGCTCATCAGGATCATCTGAGAATGTGGCAAACTATATAGGTCAAACGGCCATGGACATAGAAAAGCTTGGAACACTTGAGGGATTCCTTCGCCAG CATGAAAGGGTTCAATTGACTATTGTTGTGGCTTCTGATTCTAGTTATAAATCAAAAGAGAAATCAAGGGATCAAAAG GCATGTGTGCAACAACTTGAGAGTAGCCGCCTAAAGCTAAATCAACTAGAACAAGAGCTCCGGTTAGCCCGCCAGCAG CTTCTTGTGAATCAATTGGAGCCTTTAACTGAGATGCTCTGTTACTAG